From a single Brassica oleracea var. oleracea cultivar TO1000 chromosome C5, BOL, whole genome shotgun sequence genomic region:
- the LOC106292658 gene encoding bark lectin isoform 2-like, with translation MGNNKPLSFFTLFLLVSAVAVSAEDEVEPVKDTNGNPLKSQTQYFIQPGSDKKGGGLVPASTDLTHLCPLGIVQTLLPFQPGLPVNFSNPSSQNDDVLTTNTDLIIEFQSPIWLCPSSKIWKVDTSSSSDKNYVTSGGSSSTRESFFRIQKYGNDESTYKLVHYESDSVIKGIGATTGFFGAPILVLEGDNDDNNVFPVKFREVDTSTENVFAKGLRMFPTF, from the coding sequence ATGGGTAACAATAAGCCATTGTCATTCTTCACTTTGTTCCTTCTCGTATCAGCTGTTGCAGTATCGGCTGAAGATGAAGTGGAACCCGTCAAGGACACAAATGGAAACCCACTCAAGAGTCAAACCCAGTACTTCATCCAACCAGGTTCAGACAAGAAAGGAGGCGGTCTTGTCCCAGCAAGCACTGACCTAACTCACTTGTGTCCATTAGGTATTGTCCAAACACTCCTTCCATTTCAGCCAGGCCTTCCTGTAAATTTCTCCAATCCGTCTTCCCAAAATGATGATGTATTGACAACAAACACCGATCTAATTATCGAATTCCAGTCTCCGATATGGCTCTGCCCTTCTTCAAAGATATGGAAAGTCGATACCTCCTCAAGTTCTGACAAGAACTATGTAACCTCTGGTGGTAGCTCCAGCACGAGAGAGAGCTTTTTCAGGATTCAGAAATATGGAAACGATGAAAGCACTTACAAGCTAGTTCACTACGAGAGTGACTCGGTTATAAAAGGTATTGGTGCGACCACCGGGTTTTTCGGAGCACCCATTCTTGTTCTTGAAGGTGATAATGATGATAATAATGTTTTCCCTGTTAAGTTCCGTGAGGTTGACACATCCACAGAGAATGTGTTCGCGAAGGGTCTTAGGATGTTCCCTACTTTCTAA